In Tenrec ecaudatus isolate mTenEca1 chromosome 4, mTenEca1.hap1, whole genome shotgun sequence, a single window of DNA contains:
- the TMEM216 gene encoding transmembrane protein 216 isoform X1, producing MAPRDKRLSSTTLEILLFLNGWYYATYFLLELFLFLYKGLLLPYPTANLVLDVVMLLLYLGIEVIRLFFGSKGNLCQRKMPLGISVALTFPSAMMAAYYLLLQTYVLRLEAIMNGILLLFCGSELLLEVLTLATFSSVDRI from the exons ATGGCACCGCGAG ATAAACGTTTGTCCTCCACGACCCTGGAAATCCTGTTGTTTCTGAACGGCTGGTATTACGCtacctacttcctgctggaactCTTCCTATTTCTGTATAAAG GCCTCCTACTCCCCTACCCAACAGCCAACCTAGTCTTGGATGTGGTGATGCTCCTACTTTATCTCGGAATCGAAGTTATCCGGCTGTTCTTCG GTTCAAAGGGAAACCTCTGCCAACGAAAGATGCCCCTGGGCATTAGTGTGGCCTTGACCTTCCCATCTGCCATGATGGCTGCCTACTACCTGCTGCTGCAGACCTACGTGCTCCGCCTGGAAGCCATCATGAATGGCATCCTGCTCCTCTTCTGTGGCTCAGAGCTGCTGCTCGAGGTGCTCACCCTCGCCACTTTCTCCAG TGTGGACAGGATTTGA
- the TMEM216 gene encoding transmembrane protein 216 isoform X2, translated as MLLLYLGIEVIRLFFGSKGNLCQRKMPLGISVALTFPSAMMAAYYLLLQTYVLRLEAIMNGILLLFCGSELLLEVLTLATFSSVDRI; from the exons ATGCTCCTACTTTATCTCGGAATCGAAGTTATCCGGCTGTTCTTCG GTTCAAAGGGAAACCTCTGCCAACGAAAGATGCCCCTGGGCATTAGTGTGGCCTTGACCTTCCCATCTGCCATGATGGCTGCCTACTACCTGCTGCTGCAGACCTACGTGCTCCGCCTGGAAGCCATCATGAATGGCATCCTGCTCCTCTTCTGTGGCTCAGAGCTGCTGCTCGAGGTGCTCACCCTCGCCACTTTCTCCAG TGTGGACAGGATTTGA